The DNA window AAGAAAAATGACAAAGTTAATGTTATAGTAAAAGAAAGAGTGAATCACTTCCATCTCTTGAACATTTTGCCCTTGTGCTTTCCGAACATGCCGCCCTTCCATCTCTTCCCATATTTCCCATGCTTAAACTTTCCGTGCTTGAATTTTCCACGACCAAAACCTCCGTAATGTCCACCGCCATAATGTCCATGTCCATGTCCATGTCCATGTGACAACTGGTGAGCCCCATAAGCCGCGGCAGCCGCAGCTGCACCCCCAGCTAGTAGTGCCCCCATACCGCCAGGCCCTGTTTATCATTTAGCAATCCGGGTCATGAAAGGTGAAATAAATAGGCTTTAGCACACATTAAGTAAAAGCCAAAAGAGCATCACAAAATTCAAAGCTTTTGGAGCTTAGcagaatttgtttttgaaaattttacgaGACCCAATATACAAGGCTGTGAAAAAAGGATCAACGATGATGGTTTTAACTCTCCAGTTCGCATAAAGAATTAAAGTTGTGAGCTCTTTATAATGATATGGTTGAAGTTATtgttctaaaaatgtgaaatatgaTACAACAGAGTATTAAGAACATGCACTTCGGTCAGATTAAACACATGTATCAGACAAAAGTTAATTACGTATCACTACTAAAAATTGAAGACATCAATTGCAagataaaaaacaaatacataaaGGCCAAAGCGCATTAAACAAACCTGCATGATGTGAACCCGATGGCCCAGGATAACCAGCTGGATGATAGCCTCCTGGAGGAGGATAACCTCCCGGAGGAGGATAACCTGCAGGCGGATATCCTCCGTGGGGAGGATAACCTGCTGGAGGATATCCCCCTGGAGGCGGATATCCACCCGGAGGCGGATATCCTCCTTGTGGAGGATATCCAGCAGGCGGGTAGCCCTGGTTGGGATATTGTTGAGGAGGATAACCGTGTGGAGGGTAGGCTCCGTGTTGATTAAAAGCATATCCAGCAAGATTAGTAAAGAGCCCTTTATCAGTAGACTCGTTGTCAGGCTTGTCCTTTCCGCCTCCCATCTTTCTTGAAGACAATGTAACGCTACAGAAATCGAGCACAATAGACTGTTAGAAAGAACTTCAGAGCTTAAACAAAGGACCGTATCACAAAACGCATCAGGCAAAACTACAGAAGATAAGAAAAATCAGAAAGTTGAAGTGTTTTATAGAGGTCTCTCAGTTTCCCCTTCATACTCATATATAATATAGTTtctaaaagtaaatataaaaaaaggtcTATGTTTTCTACCCTTGGAAGCATGGTTTAGAGGGATACCAGATACCTAAATGGAAAATTCTATGATTA is part of the Mercurialis annua linkage group LG3, ddMerAnnu1.2, whole genome shotgun sequence genome and encodes:
- the LOC126674968 gene encoding glycine-rich protein A3, whose amino-acid sequence is MGGGKDKPDNESTDKGLFTNLAGYAFNQHGAYPPHGYPPQQYPNQGYPPAGYPPQGGYPPPGGYPPPGGYPPAGYPPHGGYPPAGYPPPGGYPPPGGYHPAGYPGPSGSHHAGPGGMGALLAGGAAAAAAAYGAHQLSHGHGHGHGHYGGGHYGGFGRGKFKHGKFKHGKYGKRWKGGMFGKHKGKMFKRWK